The following nucleotide sequence is from Anaerolineae bacterium.
TGGTGTGTGCCGGCGGCGCGCGTGATCCATCATGAGGCGCAGAGCACGCGGCAGTTCCGGGATGAGATGTTTGTCCAGCTCTGGCGGAGCCGCTTCCGGCTGTTCGCCAAGCATTACAGCCCGCTCTTCAATGCCGCTGTGCGGCCGCTGGTGCGGCTGGGACTGCGCCGGCTTTCTGCTGAGGCGCGCCGCGCCTGCCAGGTTGGCCAGTTAGATGAGGCCGGCTGTGCCCGCCGCCTGTCCGCGCTGGAAGAGGTGCGCCGAATGAGTTATCTCTCCCCGGAGCGGTTCCGATGAGCGGCAAGCCGGGCGTTACGGGCGTGGTGTTGACATATAACGAGGGCCGGCATATTGCGGAGTGCCTGGAAAGCCTTGCCTGGGCCGACGCGGTGCTGGTGTTCGATTCCTTTAGCACCGACGATACGGTGGAGCAGGCGCGCCGGCACGGCGCTGTGATAGTCCAACACCCCTTCGAAAACTTCGCCCAACAGCGCAACGCGGCGCTGGCGCATGTGCAAACGCCCTGGGTCTTTTTCCTCGATGCGGATGAGCGGGTGCCGCCGGAGCTGGCGGCGGAAATACGCAGTGTCCTGACACGCGAGGAGGCCGGCTGGTGGGTCCCTCGGCGCAATTTCATCGTCGGCAAATGGGTCCAGCATGCCGGCTGGTACCCGGACTATCAGCTTCGCCTTTTTCGGGTGGACCGGGGACGCTATGACCCAGGGCGGGTGGTGCATGAGGTGGTCCTGCTGGAGGGTGAAGCCGGCTATCTGCAGAATCCGCTCATCCATTACAATTATGATAGCTGGGGGGAGTTCATCGAGAAGCAGTTGAAGTATGCCCGGC
It contains:
- a CDS encoding glycosyltransferase family 2 protein — protein: MSGKPGVTGVVLTYNEGRHIAECLESLAWADAVLVFDSFSTDDTVEQARRHGAVIVQHPFENFAQQRNAALAHVQTPWVFFLDADERVPPELAAEIRSVLTREEAGWWVPRRNFIVGKWVQHAGWYPDYQLRLFRVDRGRYDPGRVVHEVVLLEGEAGYLQNPLIHYNYDSWGEFIEKQLKYARLDARMQVERGVRPHPWTYFLQPLREFRRRYVTWQGYRDGWHGLVLSLLMAYTAFRTTLEVRRILRAG